The Silene latifolia isolate original U9 population chromosome 4, ASM4854445v1, whole genome shotgun sequence region cgtcgcgaacctcgagctccctcaacaagcgagctgtctcctcccgagactgggccaactctcgctccagctcacggtccccctgtaaacaacgaaattggctcatgtcaatcgtttcaagcaattacaagaaagtTAGagaatcaaaaatgaaatagacacaaggttcatacctgacgacctcgaccgccgacgagtgcctcgatggcagtagctcgcagccggttggccaccctccataacgccacaaaccgagacggcgcaacctgcatttttcaaagagaagttctcaataattgaataagctCAATCAAATgagttcttacacaaaaatcatgcaaattagaggctcaccctccgaatcagatgctgccaatcgtccaagccagcatccctAACAGCCACGtcgaagtcacgcagctcggagagcgtcgtcctcccggtcgcgtctgtgtactcaagggtctcagggtactctgggggctcgatgcccgccgcctcgacctcctgcaaagccaAATgattctcgttaatcgatgatctttcaccgaattctcaaaatcaaaaataaaggagagtaaagatgctcaccacaaccggccagtacgccaacctcccgtagaggaacgccgagtagtcctcgccaggaagaagaagggcgtcaccaccaacgccagccaagtcagtctccatctcagcctcagaaggctccctgaacatcgtcctaggaggatcgatgggaaccgtcaacatatcccgagagcactgacgagccaagcgtttgcccaagtaccacacaggacccatcgacgtcctcaacagcagccggctcgagctcctaggtcgaaggacctcagccacgaaaggaggagcatcagcgtactccgcccaaggcctgggcacccactgggacaagatgaacaaggaatcattcttatgatcaattaaaagcaatgtagaagcaaaatgaatataagtgataTGCTCacactgtccagctgaagagcgttcacatcccgccggtaaaCGCCGTGAGAGGAACGTAtgctcttcgtccgacacatcacccaatccctcacgacgggataggccttctccaacggctccgtcctcttgggcgagaggctcggaaagtaggagtacacccacgcctgtggagcgagatagtcaataacgatctttcataATTTGACAAGAGAAAGAGATGATCTAGAa contains the following coding sequences:
- the LOC141651872 gene encoding uncharacterized protein LOC141651872; amino-acid sequence: MGPVWYLGKRLARQCSRDMLTVPIDPPRTMFREPSEAEMETDLAGVGGDALLLPGEDYSAFLYGRLAYWPVVEVEAAGIEPPEYPETLEYTDATGRTTLSELRDFDVAVRDAGLDDWQHLIRRVAPSRFVALWRVANRLRATAIEALVGGRGRQV